The Triticum aestivum cultivar Chinese Spring chromosome 6D, IWGSC CS RefSeq v2.1, whole genome shotgun sequence genomic sequence aaccccccagggcatccatgcaaagggttcagcctctagatcatccacacacacacatatatagagagaggaagttagggctagccttgttcttcttccccctctagagaaacagctcaaggagcaagcttgtagccaccattgttgcttgagtgatcatgcggaaaccccgcagagcaggagtaggggtgttatctcctaggagagccccgaatatgggtaagattcgtcggcgtgcatgtcttcgcctcatcccgtttcctagcaccggcgacgtcttattagccccctccatgataagccatcccttggatATGTCGCACGACACACCCGACAACGGATTTGTTGTATCAaaatagtccttccaaagaaggaaatgcctgctctctcggttgcgattcaacgccggatgGTGGCCCGGAATGGAGGCACAGAACGTCGGGCGCTGgctattgaggtggtgatggaccaacacggcagccaatatctcctcctcctcattgggcgacgaatcgtcggagtcgcaaaggaaattgtgaaaaaagaactcgttGGCGGAGttcattttgtaccttggcaaactgttgAACAACTTGCGGGCGTCAACGAAGGAAACGACCGTCAAAGGGAGTCGCGGTGCGcacggaccagctagctgcccctgccagcgtccgacgagcgtgccggtgaggatctagcaggggcggcgaggcggcttcttggtcgcggTCACGGCTGTGTCGGGGGGGAGCGGGGGTGGGAAGCTGTAGGTTCCCTGGCGGCAAGACGGTGGTGGCGGGcgacgtgggaggtggcggcgttgCAGAGCGGATGTTGCGGCGCCGGCAGCTGGCAAAGTCACCAGaaaaaatgggcggcggcgtcggcgacgaaggaggcgggcgagggtttGCTGTTGGGTGGGGAGAGGCCAATGTGCCACTGACCAGCGGGCCCGGGGGAGGAGAAGGCGAGCGCGCGCGTCCGTCTCATGTTCGCGCCGAAGCAAATCCTGCTAAAAAAGGGCCCGGAATGGGTCGCCCGCAGACAAAAAGCAGGCGCGCGTCCGTTTAGGTCGGTGCGTTGGGTCGATTTTTATGTCCGTGCTGAGCCAAACGGacgcccgcggacgaaatgggtcgccccactagagttgctctaagcaGAAAAATTATCAAAACGATTCTATCCCCAGGCCAAGTTTTCTAATTTCGTGTGCCACATCCTGAGATGGTGGAAACCTCAGCCGCTAAATCACCACTTGTGCATGAACGTTAGGCTAACCAACACAGCAGAAAAGTAGGATCGCACGGGCGATCAGGGAGGCGACGAGGGTTCCCTTGCGCGCTGTCGGTGACACCGCCGGCTCCCTCTCTCTCTGTCggccgctccggcggcgggagggaggggaaacctcgggtctgttcgctaggtgggtgtgtggtagggttagagttgaggaagacgctgccgaggccgttgcggtggtgtcgcgTCGGAATAAGTTTCTCCGGGCTCCGTTCGCGATCGGGCGAGGCTTTTGtcttcgtctaggagccagcggagttggggatccccggatctcgtcgaggtcgcgggctttggtggctggaggtccatcggcactggccgtttgggtcctcagatgggcgatggatgcagggagacgaagatccttcttcttccttgttggtatgatttgctgctGCTGTTATTCTCCTTCCTCTGTgctgatgctggtgggagatcttgctttgtccgggcggatggcccggccgcggtgctggaccttttggaagggacacttttcgcggtactcaaagttaaagatggcgacggctgttgcaggtgtgtttgattgatgtccatgccctctcagcgctggtgtcaagaaaggaggaagcagcgtgGCGACATTTGTACCGTGatcgaagatgatgacctgcttgcgactggttgcagatccttctgctgcaggggtcttctctcaagattcagggatgatgacacaggactccggagatcttcttgtgttatggttgtcttagggtactctaggtgttcatgatcctttgtgttatggttgtcttagggtaCTCTAGGTGTTCATAATTCTTTGTGTTTGTgtttcagtgtgcttgtaagggTCAACTTCTTTGTTCTGATTCGTGATATGAATGAAAAAATTCTTAAAAAAAATCACCACTTGTGCACGACAGTGACGTGCCGCGGTATCCGGAGAGGCAAACGATCCCACCACCACGCCACCGAATCAAAAAAAGCGCAACGGAGCGACTCCTCCACACGAAACAAAACCCCACCTCCTTTTCAAAAGGAAACCGATCCACACACATCACACGTACAGTGCATGCAACGGGCTCACGCGTCGTGCCGAGACCCTTCCGGGACAGCTGGACGCCTCCCAAATATTCCCAGGCGAAGCCTCCTGGGCCAAGCAAACGCGAGGAGCCCTCCCAGCCAAGCATATCCGCGCCGCGCCGCGAAGTCCGCACGCAAAAGCGCCAGAACGCGGTCCACCGTGACTCGGCACCCCCCAGCCGCGGAGCGCCCGTGAGCCTCTATCCGATCGGTCCAGTGGACCGGGTCCTTTTTCAGGGCTCGCTCGGCCCCTTATAAATACGCTGCCCAGGCCGGGGTGACTTTCCCATCTTGCAGGTCGCCTCATTTGTTTATTTAGCACAAACGCAAACTCCGTTCGTTCCCCACCACCATCTCGTCCAAAACCTAGAAATTCGGAGTGAGATTGTGTTCGTCCGTTTGCTTTCGTTTTTTGGAGATCCGTGAGGAGGGGGAGAGACAGATCCGTCGCTTGCTCCCAGCTCGAGGTTTGTGACGAGCGGATTCGACGCGCGCCTCCGAAGTTCTTCCTGGAACTGTTAAGATTTCTCTCCATCAGCTCATGTTGTTTCTATTCGATAGACATCTTCGATCCGCGGTGAAATTCGTTTCCTGTACCTAGGGATCATACTCCTTTTCGCCCCGGTGATGGGCTGGATAGGAAAAGTAAATAAACGTCGTCGTCTAGATTATCTGTAatttcacagactttgtgaaatatATGCAACACAGTCAGGAATTACCCGTGTTACTGTACGAATATGCTGTTCGGTACATCAATTTGTGGTAGATTTTGGCTGACCTGAATATTGCTTGATGTCAATTCGTTTCTATTTCATGATGCTTTCCTCCCTTTCTGTTATGCCTGGAATAGTCATCTTCAAATCTGGTCGAATATCATGTACACTAATAATTCAGTAGAGATTAGGGAAAATCCCTTTACTTTATGTACCTGGTGAAACGGGGAATCGCAGAAGGATATTAGTACTGCTTTTTACCTCGCAATATGTTCTGTACTTCCATCGTTTCTAACCCAAATCAACCCACTCCAGAATTTGATGTGCTATGGAATCCAAGGGTGGTAAAAAGTCCAGCAGTAGTCGTTCCTCCCTCATGTACGAAGCTCCCCTCGGCTACAGCATCGAGGACGTCCGCCCTGCAGGCGGCATTGAGAAGTTCCGCTCCGCTGCCTACTCAAACGTATGTATCCAATCAATTGAGCTCCTCCTTTCTTTTCGTTGCATATCTTGTTGATGATTAGATGCTCACAGTTTCTACTTCCAATTGCTTCTGTTTTGCAGTGCTCCAGGAAGCCATCCTGATAATCCCTCTCGTGCCCCATCCTAATTGCTTAGAATTCCCTCCCCTTTCAATTCATCTTCCTAAATTTTCTCTTGCTAGCTGCTTTTCTCTGACCAGCAAAGCCTTTTCTCCCTCTACCAACCTTCTGAAACAATGGCCGTCTCTGCGATTGGGTTCGAGGGATATGAGAAACGCCTGGAGATCACTTTCTCTGAAGCGCCAGTCTTCACTGACCCCAATGGCAGGGGATTGCGTGCGCTCTCTCGTGCCCAGATCGACTCGGTCCTTGATCTTGCCAAGTGCACCATTGTATCTGAGCTCTCCAATGAGAAGTTTGACTCGTATGTCCTTTCTGAATCAAGCCTCTTCGTGTACCCGTACAAGGTTGTGATCAAGACCTGCGGTACCACCAAGCTCCTGCTGGCCATTCCAAGGGTTCTTGAGCTTGCTGAGGAGCTGTCCCTGCCACTTGCTGCTGTGAAGTACTCCCGTGGGACATTCATATTCCCTGAAGCACAGCCTTCTCCACACAAGAACTTCTCTGCCGAGGTTGCCTTCCTGAATGGCTTCTTTGGTGGACTCAAGTCTGGCGGCAATGCCTATGTCATTGGTGATCCTGCAAAGCCAGGCCAGAAGTGGCATGTCTACTATGCCACCCAGCAGCCTGAGCAGCCTGTGGTCAACCTTGAGATGTGCATGACTGGTCTGGACAAGAAGAAAGCTTCTATCTTCTTCAAGACCTCTGATGATGGCCACACATCTTGTGCCAAGGAGATGACCAAGCTCTCTGGCATCTCTGAAATAATCCCGGAGATGGAGATCTGCGACTTTGATTTCGAGCCATGTGGCTACTCCATGAACGCCATCCATGGCTCTGCTTTCTCCACCATTCATGTCACCCCTGAGGACGGCTTCAGCTATGCTAGCTATGAGGTCATGGGGTTGGACCCTGCCTCCATGGCCTATGGTGACCTGGTCAAGAGGGTGCTGAGATCCTTTGGCCCGTCTGAATTTTCTGTTGCTGTGACCATCTTCGGCGGTCACAGCCTTGCTGGCACCTGGGGGGAGAGGCTGAATGTTGGGATCTATGATAGTACCAACATGGTCGTCCAGGAGCTGCCTGACGGGGGCGCTCTCATCTACCAGAGCTTCACTGCTGTCGGCGAAGACTTCACCGGGTCACCAAGATCTGTCCTGAATTGCAACGTTGATGGCAATTTAGTTACTGGCTGCAAGATGGATGCTTTCCTTTGCTGGGAAGACGATGCTGCGCAGGAGAAGGATGAGAGGGGGGCTGGTAAGAAGATGAAGAGCTCCTGATGGTGATGCTAGCTGGTCTGAATGAGCTTGTTGCGTCAGTTTGTTCTTAGATTTCCTTTTCCTGCTCCTGTCCTAGTACTCTGTTATGGGCAAGTGACGTGAAAATGGTTAGCGTTTTCTGCCAGTGTGAGCGAATGTATGGAAATGCCTGCATCTGGCTGCATGGTTTATGAATATAAAGAATAAGCCTTGTATTGAGCAAATGTTATTTTGTTATTTCCTGAAAGTTTTGTTAGAAGTCATTCTTGTCTGTCGTGGACCTATTGAATTCTGTGGCGAATCTGATTCAATTCTGATGGTGCCGAGGTTCGGGTACTAGTACCGCTTGCGTTGATTATTAGATAAGAATCTATCTCTTGGAGATGTCGATGCTCGATAAGAAAGATATGAACGCAAAGAATTTGCACTTGGGTGGCGTCCAACACCTTATACGTGGAGGCCGCCGAATACACCCGTTTGTAGCATCAGTCAAGTTCGGCCCATACAGTGTAGAAATGCTGGATAGTGGATGATGTAGAAATGTTGGATAGTGGATGATGGAGAGACAGTTCGACATGTCGATCCTAGCAATCCAAGCAAGGTCCCGGAGAGCATCACGCACCGTCGAATTCTTCCTTTTTGAAAACATGGCCATGCAGGTGATGGTGGTGGCCACATATAAAGGATCCATGCCAGTGTTATTGCAAGACTTGCCCAAATTAACCAAAGCTCTGGCATATTTTGCGGAGGTTGAGAACCCCCAACCCATCAAGTATTTTTGGCCTGCGTATAAGTTCCAACTCGCTTTGTCTTGGCCACCAGAATCCTTGTCTGAACCTGACCAAAAAACGGCCCTCTCGATCTTCTCAAAAGAGGGTACTAGGGTTGTCCCTCAAAtgaagttagtgctagatacatccatttaaaaAGATAAGCTTGAGACAAGCTTTTTCGAACGAAGGGAGTATCTAATTAAAGTGTGAACCAGAGTGTTGGCGTTGTTGACCACTATTGTTACGCTCTTTCAGGATGCTCCGCGGAGCAAGAATTAGGCATGTGTATCAAATCCTTTTTTTTTTCCTGCATTCTTTCTCTGCTGAATTGTCAGCAAGCCTCAACGACCATA encodes the following:
- the LOC123144791 gene encoding S-adenosylmethionine decarboxylase proenzyme is translated as MAVSAIGFEGYEKRLEITFSEAPVFTDPNGRGLRALSRAQIDSVLDLAKCTIVSELSNEKFDSYVLSESSLFVYPYKVVIKTCGTTKLLLAIPRVLELAEELSLPLAAVKYSRGTFIFPEAQPSPHKNFSAEVAFLNGFFGGLKSGGNAYVIGDPAKPGQKWHVYYATQQPEQPVVNLEMCMTGLDKKKASIFFKTSDDGHTSCAKEMTKLSGISEIIPEMEICDFDFEPCGYSMNAIHGSAFSTIHVTPEDGFSYASYEVMGLDPASMAYGDLVKRVLRSFGPSEFSVAVTIFGGHSLAGTWGERLNVGIYDSTNMVVQELPDGGALIYQSFTAVGEDFTGSPRSVLNCNVDGNLVTGCKMDAFLCWEDDAAQEKDERGAGKKMKSS